A genomic stretch from uncultured Pseudodesulfovibrio sp. includes:
- a CDS encoding M48 family metallopeptidase, translating into MNIYLVVIIASLVISWLLGVASDLYNARAMTPSPPQEFRDVFDEETYRKSQEYTRASMKFSSMTDTFNTVITLVVITTGGFQLLDRMARSLELSALSTGLTYIGTLGLLSGIMSLPFEAYHTFVLEKKFGFNTTSVATFVTDRLKGLMLTGLIGGILLVAILFFLRETGAYAWLYCWAVAVSISLGLTYIAPTWILPLFNKFTPLEQGELRTALESYANSTGFELSGIFVIDGSKRSTKSNAFFTGFGKRRRIALFDTLIKEMTVNEIVAVLAHEVGHAKLGHIKKRLFTGILKTGAIFYLMSLFLDSRPLFDAFGMEHMSIYAGLVFFVLLYTPLSLVLSVISNRVSRTHEYEADAFSASTTGRPDTMISALKKLSASNLSNLTPHPLTVWLGYSHPPVLDRVRALDTRHK; encoded by the coding sequence TCCCCGCCCCAGGAATTCCGCGATGTTTTTGACGAAGAAACATACCGGAAGTCGCAGGAATACACCCGTGCCTCAATGAAATTTTCTTCCATGACAGACACCTTCAACACCGTGATCACTCTTGTTGTCATCACGACTGGCGGCTTTCAACTGCTGGACCGGATGGCTCGCTCGCTTGAGTTGTCTGCTCTCTCCACAGGGCTGACATACATCGGAACACTCGGACTGCTCAGTGGAATCATGAGCCTACCGTTCGAAGCCTACCACACTTTCGTGTTAGAAAAAAAATTCGGCTTCAACACTACATCCGTTGCCACCTTTGTCACAGACCGCCTCAAGGGACTGATGCTGACCGGCCTTATCGGCGGCATATTGCTGGTCGCCATATTGTTCTTTCTGCGTGAGACAGGTGCATACGCCTGGCTGTATTGCTGGGCGGTTGCCGTATCAATTTCACTGGGACTGACCTATATCGCTCCCACCTGGATTCTGCCTCTATTCAACAAATTCACTCCCCTTGAACAAGGAGAACTGCGCACGGCGCTGGAGTCGTACGCCAACTCGACCGGCTTTGAATTATCCGGAATTTTCGTCATTGACGGATCCAAACGATCCACCAAAAGCAACGCATTCTTCACCGGATTTGGTAAACGCAGACGCATCGCCTTGTTTGACACGCTCATCAAGGAAATGACCGTGAATGAAATTGTCGCCGTCCTGGCCCATGAGGTCGGTCATGCCAAGTTGGGACACATCAAGAAACGACTCTTTACCGGCATCCTCAAGACCGGCGCAATATTCTATCTCATGTCCCTGTTTCTCGACTCCCGCCCGCTGTTTGACGCCTTTGGAATGGAACACATGTCCATCTATGCCGGACTGGTCTTTTTCGTCCTGCTCTACACACCGTTGTCACTGGTACTATCCGTGATCTCCAACCGGGTTTCACGAACACATGAGTATGAAGCAGACGCTTTTTCCGCTTCGACCACAGGACGCCCGGATACGATGATTTCAGCCCTGAAAAAACTGTCGGCCAGCAATCTTTCCAACCTGACGCCGCACCCGCTGACTGTATGGCTCGGGTACAGCCATCCGCCGGTTCTGGATCGTGTCAGAGCGTTGGATACACGCCATAAATAA
- a CDS encoding cyclic nucleotide-binding domain-containing protein, producing the protein MREIPFDPANDDIMERLKSVPVFDSLPESHIREAMRAASIRRYEAGETIIEEGEFDNQVFFLIFGHLKITVHGTEVGQLKRLGDVFGEMGIIDGSPRSATITTEKTSLVISLDDAAIGSLGEASKIFTQAVMYRVFAEVLAIRLRKANQKISEMQDELNALKET; encoded by the coding sequence ATGCGAGAAATCCCTTTTGACCCCGCAAACGACGACATCATGGAACGCCTCAAAAGTGTTCCTGTCTTTGACAGTCTCCCGGAAAGCCATATCCGCGAAGCCATGCGTGCGGCTTCGATCCGCCGCTACGAAGCAGGTGAGACCATTATTGAGGAAGGGGAATTCGATAATCAGGTTTTCTTTCTCATCTTCGGGCACCTCAAAATCACTGTCCACGGCACTGAAGTCGGCCAGTTGAAACGATTGGGCGATGTGTTTGGAGAAATGGGAATCATCGACGGCAGTCCCAGATCAGCGACCATCACAACCGAAAAGACCTCACTGGTCATCAGTCTGGATGATGCGGCTATCGGTTCATTGGGAGAGGCCAGCAAAATTTTCACCCAGGCCGTCATGTACCGGGTCTTCGCAGAAGTTCTTGCGATTCGGTTGCGGAAAGCCAATCAAAAAATCTCGGAAATGCAGGATGAACTGAACGCGTTGAAAGAGACATAA
- a CDS encoding cyclic nucleotide-binding domain-containing protein, whose protein sequence is MKEIPFDPHDRETLARLQQMPVFGAMDEERLSKVLGMATLRRYEKDETIIREGDTDQTVYFLIMGSCSVDVEGVKVSSISEIGDMFGEMGIIDKQPRSATVRPEKPVLCLVLDSHFMERMEGVDKLAAEALFYRIFSETLAMRLRAANARILFLEDKLKESTREHPWR, encoded by the coding sequence ATGAAAGAAATCCCCTTTGATCCACACGACAGGGAGACCCTGGCACGACTTCAGCAAATGCCGGTATTCGGGGCCATGGATGAAGAACGTTTGTCCAAAGTCCTTGGAATGGCTACGCTGCGTCGCTATGAAAAAGATGAAACCATTATCAGGGAAGGCGACACTGATCAGACGGTCTATTTTCTCATAATGGGGAGTTGCAGTGTTGACGTGGAAGGAGTGAAGGTCAGCTCCATCAGCGAAATAGGCGACATGTTCGGAGAGATGGGTATCATCGACAAGCAACCTCGATCCGCCACTGTCAGACCGGAAAAGCCGGTGCTCTGCCTTGTCCTGGACAGCCATTTCATGGAACGTATGGAGGGAGTTGACAAACTCGCTGCGGAAGCACTTTTTTATCGAATATTCTCCGAAACACTTGCCATGCGACTCCGAGCCGCCAATGCTCGCATACTTTTTCTGGAAGACAAACTGAAAGAATCAACCAGGGAGCACCCCTGGCGCTGA
- a CDS encoding diguanylate cyclase: MRTIKNIFADGAISFTPQELIDFEHTIKDCIAEFLPFTSYSLFFPREEATVIPEPEYRAEDRELILPLVFQGKMLCFFIAKGVRLKAPATAPKYIMALAGSVLEKLALYKKAITDPLTGLYSRNFFFGELEQAIEQVQGCLATGSCRAGIEAHHADLTFSGTFGVLFLDLDTFQPVNERYGYLTGDDILSEIGRLLNMVCPKYTTVSRFANDKFAILVPDAKPRACFQLSEVIRSGISKLSFIDDVTNDTIRVSGSLGYVCYPQGLEGAQFRRTGSEQARMIVRKAREAMAVAKAQGRNRVFGYADILARGGRILEVLPMNRMSVSLGEASGAKVGQRFLVRAPKVEQKAAPHLFKGEVVLVEVRDDIAFAEILHLGDAAWNIEENDRLKLIEGEESLFADMEETKDDAMPSKDAATKLYRYSEFVSWFSEARLKPVSFGLTLIRILDQPDEHAEGYQDGMDQMALNVAKLAQGAFGEKATGGRYGLNGMIFFQEDVDRETLMERCLEIEKQADDVLGIKVSIGASCYPFLNFDRADILDNCRKALEHALLLSDPRVAVFDSISMNLSADRKFMDGDIYGAIEEFKLSLLDDENNLLARNSLGICYAQLGRFEEARHEFETVVSLDKKDVLALYNLGWANHRLGDLNSAEKAYRQCLKAEPGHVYSLMRLGSIEEKANHLKKATNYYRKAVKQPGGERMVFRSLARVSYRQGDVEGTREYLHLALNADHNDHQAMHMLAKLYLDQGEDPQIAEVLARQSSALSPGVDAYWDTLVEALEAQGKAEEAAKVAARAAG; encoded by the coding sequence ATGAGGACAATAAAAAACATCTTTGCGGACGGGGCCATTTCGTTCACTCCTCAGGAGCTGATCGATTTCGAGCATACCATAAAGGATTGCATCGCTGAATTCCTTCCCTTTACCTCTTACAGCCTGTTTTTCCCGAGAGAGGAAGCAACGGTCATTCCCGAGCCGGAATACCGGGCTGAGGACAGGGAATTGATTCTGCCGCTAGTGTTCCAGGGGAAGATGCTTTGCTTTTTCATCGCCAAAGGTGTTCGCCTCAAGGCTCCTGCCACGGCACCAAAGTATATCATGGCCCTTGCCGGTTCAGTGTTGGAAAAACTCGCTTTATACAAGAAGGCGATTACTGACCCATTGACCGGCCTGTACTCGCGTAATTTCTTTTTTGGGGAATTGGAGCAGGCCATCGAACAGGTGCAGGGGTGTCTTGCTACCGGCAGTTGTCGGGCAGGTATCGAGGCGCATCACGCTGATCTGACTTTTTCAGGCACCTTCGGCGTCCTTTTTCTTGATCTGGATACCTTTCAGCCCGTGAATGAACGATACGGTTATCTGACGGGGGATGACATCCTGTCGGAGATCGGTCGTCTGCTGAACATGGTCTGCCCCAAATATACCACTGTATCCCGCTTCGCTAACGACAAGTTTGCGATTCTGGTGCCGGATGCCAAGCCGCGTGCCTGTTTCCAACTGTCCGAGGTTATTCGTTCGGGCATCAGTAAACTTTCTTTCATCGACGATGTAACCAATGACACCATTCGGGTTTCCGGTAGTCTTGGATACGTCTGCTATCCACAGGGACTTGAGGGTGCGCAGTTCCGTCGCACAGGTTCCGAGCAGGCGCGGATGATCGTTCGCAAGGCCCGTGAGGCTATGGCCGTGGCCAAGGCGCAGGGCCGTAACCGAGTGTTCGGTTATGCAGACATTCTTGCGCGGGGCGGTCGGATTCTTGAGGTCCTGCCTATGAACCGGATGAGTGTCTCTCTGGGTGAAGCCTCAGGAGCCAAGGTCGGACAGCGGTTTCTCGTGCGTGCTCCCAAAGTTGAGCAAAAGGCGGCTCCGCATTTGTTCAAGGGTGAAGTCGTCCTGGTTGAAGTCCGGGACGATATTGCTTTTGCCGAGATACTGCATCTGGGCGATGCCGCTTGGAACATTGAAGAAAATGATCGACTCAAACTCATCGAAGGCGAGGAGAGTCTGTTCGCCGATATGGAGGAAACAAAGGACGACGCCATGCCAAGTAAGGACGCAGCCACCAAACTCTACCGCTATTCCGAATTCGTTTCCTGGTTCTCTGAAGCACGACTGAAGCCTGTCTCCTTTGGATTGACCCTTATCCGTATTCTCGATCAACCAGATGAACATGCCGAAGGCTATCAGGATGGTATGGACCAGATGGCGCTGAATGTGGCCAAGCTGGCGCAGGGGGCTTTCGGTGAAAAAGCCACTGGCGGACGATACGGTCTGAACGGAATGATATTTTTTCAGGAGGACGTTGACCGGGAAACGCTCATGGAGCGGTGCCTGGAAATCGAGAAACAGGCTGACGACGTATTGGGCATCAAGGTGTCCATTGGCGCAAGCTGTTATCCTTTCCTCAATTTTGACCGGGCCGATATTCTGGATAACTGCCGCAAGGCTCTCGAACACGCGCTGCTGTTGTCAGATCCACGTGTGGCTGTTTTCGATTCGATTTCCATGAACCTGTCTGCGGACCGAAAATTTATGGACGGTGATATCTACGGAGCCATCGAAGAATTCAAGCTATCCCTGCTGGACGACGAGAACAACCTGCTTGCCCGAAATTCTCTTGGTATCTGTTACGCCCAGCTTGGACGTTTTGAAGAGGCCCGTCATGAGTTTGAGACAGTGGTCTCTCTTGATAAGAAAGATGTACTCGCTCTCTATAATCTCGGTTGGGCCAACCATCGTCTCGGCGATCTGAATAGTGCAGAAAAGGCCTATCGCCAATGTCTCAAGGCGGAGCCCGGACATGTCTATTCCCTTATGCGGCTTGGGTCTATCGAGGAAAAAGCCAACCATCTCAAGAAGGCGACCAATTACTATAGGAAAGCGGTCAAACAACCCGGCGGTGAACGCATGGTGTTCCGTTCTCTGGCCCGTGTGTCCTACAGACAGGGGGATGTTGAAGGCACCCGCGAATACCTGCATCTCGCTCTGAATGCCGATCATAACGATCATCAGGCCATGCATATGCTGGCCAAACTGTATCTCGATCAGGGTGAAGATCCGCAGATCGCTGAAGTGCTGGCCCGTCAATCCTCGGCTCTTTCTCCCGGCGTAGACGCCTACTGGGACACCCTTGTGGAAGCTCTTGAAGCACAGGGCAAGGCCGAAGAGGCCGCCAAGGTGGCGGCCCGGGCAGCCGGATAA
- the panC gene encoding pantoate--beta-alanine ligase produces MKILTDPIELQHQCLTWRNQGLTIGLVPTMGFLHDGHMSLIDMARPQCDKLVVTLFVNPTQFGENEDLDNYPNDFDGDCAKAEAHGADIVFAPAPDAMYAPDHSTWVNVPPLGTHLCGASRPIHFRGVCTVVTKLFNLVQPTKAVFGQKDWQQLAIIRRMVRDLNIPVEILGHPIVRETDGLALSSRNAYLTEAERAAAPAIRQGLLKLAERVKNGTRDAEAAKHWLVKEYASTLPMGIVDYIELVTPDSIEPVTTISSPTLAAVAIRVGKARLLDNILIEV; encoded by the coding sequence ATGAAAATACTCACCGATCCCATAGAACTACAACACCAGTGTCTGACATGGCGCAACCAGGGTCTGACCATCGGCCTGGTGCCAACCATGGGCTTTCTGCATGACGGCCATATGTCACTCATAGATATGGCTCGTCCCCAATGCGACAAGCTTGTCGTCACATTGTTCGTCAACCCGACCCAGTTCGGAGAAAACGAAGACCTCGACAACTATCCCAATGATTTCGACGGAGATTGCGCCAAAGCTGAAGCGCACGGTGCAGACATTGTTTTCGCACCGGCTCCAGATGCCATGTACGCACCGGACCATTCCACATGGGTCAACGTACCGCCCCTGGGCACGCACCTGTGCGGAGCATCACGGCCCATCCATTTTCGTGGCGTATGCACGGTTGTGACCAAACTGTTCAATCTGGTTCAACCGACAAAAGCTGTTTTCGGTCAAAAAGACTGGCAGCAGCTTGCCATTATTCGACGCATGGTCCGTGACCTGAACATACCCGTCGAGATACTCGGCCATCCCATTGTCCGTGAAACCGACGGGTTGGCGCTCAGCTCCCGCAATGCCTACCTGACTGAAGCGGAACGGGCCGCAGCTCCTGCCATCCGTCAAGGCCTGCTGAAACTCGCCGAAAGAGTAAAAAACGGCACCCGCGATGCCGAAGCCGCCAAGCACTGGCTCGTAAAAGAGTATGCATCCACCCTGCCCATGGGCATTGTGGATTATATAGAGTTGGTCACACCGGATTCCATTGAACCCGTCACAACCATCTCTTCGCCGACACTCGCTGCCGTGGCAATCCGCGTCGGCAAGGCACGGCTTTTAGACAACATTTTGATAGAGGTATAA
- the panD gene encoding aspartate 1-decarboxylase produces MAQRCFLSAKIHGVAITCANLEYRGSLSIDPILMKKVGILPYEQIDVYNLDNGERLTTYAIPGGPGEICLNGAAAHKGKVGQRVIIATYMWLDENEAKTRKPRVIVADENNGIDEILECDLNPDF; encoded by the coding sequence TTGGCTCAACGATGTTTTTTGAGCGCCAAGATTCATGGCGTCGCAATCACATGCGCAAATCTGGAATACAGAGGCAGTCTGTCCATCGACCCCATCCTGATGAAGAAGGTCGGTATTCTCCCCTATGAACAGATTGATGTGTACAATCTGGACAACGGCGAAAGGCTGACCACGTATGCCATTCCCGGCGGCCCCGGCGAGATATGTCTCAATGGTGCTGCTGCACACAAAGGCAAGGTCGGGCAACGAGTCATTATCGCCACCTATATGTGGCTGGATGAGAATGAAGCCAAAACCCGCAAGCCGCGCGTTATCGTAGCTGATGAAAACAACGGCATCGACGAAATCCTTGAGTGCGATCTCAACCCGGATTTCTAA
- the metK gene encoding methionine adenosyltransferase has translation MMQIEGKYLFTSESVTEGHPDKVADQISDAILDAIIAQDSMARVACETLVTTGMAFIAGEISTSAYADFPEIVRNTIKGIGYNSADNMGFDWETCAVISSIDKQSPDIAQGVDRQKPEEQGAGDQGMMFGYATNETPTLMPTPIYYAHQLSKRLTAVRKEGILDYLRPDGKTQVCVEFDNGKPVRIDNIVVSTQHAEGVELDQLQEDILREVVKKTLPEALIDDKLKSYINPTGRFVIGGPVGDCGLTGRKIINDTYGGAGGHGGGAFSGKDPSKVDRSGAYMARYVAKNVVASGLAAQCEVQIAYAIGVAEPVSVVVSSRGTGQVSDEQLTKAVTEVFDMRPYYILERLNLRRPIFQKSTNYGHFGRELPEFTWEQTDAVDDLRTACKI, from the coding sequence CTGATGCAGATTGAAGGTAAGTACCTGTTCACTTCCGAATCCGTTACCGAAGGCCATCCCGACAAAGTCGCCGACCAAATTTCCGACGCCATCCTCGACGCTATCATCGCCCAGGATTCGATGGCACGCGTGGCCTGCGAAACACTGGTTACCACTGGCATGGCATTCATTGCCGGTGAAATTTCCACCTCGGCATACGCCGATTTCCCGGAGATCGTCCGTAACACCATCAAAGGCATCGGCTACAATTCCGCCGACAACATGGGCTTTGACTGGGAAACTTGCGCGGTCATATCTTCCATCGACAAACAGTCCCCTGACATTGCTCAGGGTGTTGACCGTCAGAAGCCCGAAGAACAGGGCGCAGGCGACCAGGGAATGATGTTCGGTTATGCGACCAACGAAACTCCGACACTGATGCCTACTCCCATATACTATGCTCACCAGTTGTCCAAACGTCTGACCGCCGTACGCAAGGAAGGCATTCTTGATTACCTGCGCCCGGATGGAAAAACGCAGGTCTGCGTGGAATTCGACAACGGCAAACCTGTCCGCATCGACAATATCGTTGTTTCTACTCAGCATGCAGAAGGCGTCGAGCTGGACCAATTGCAGGAAGACATTCTGCGTGAAGTCGTCAAGAAGACCCTGCCTGAAGCACTCATCGACGATAAGCTCAAGTCCTACATCAACCCCACTGGCCGTTTCGTCATTGGTGGTCCGGTTGGTGACTGCGGGCTGACTGGTCGCAAGATCATCAACGACACCTACGGTGGCGCCGGTGGTCACGGCGGCGGCGCATTCTCCGGCAAAGACCCGTCCAAGGTCGACCGTTCCGGTGCCTACATGGCCCGCTATGTTGCCAAGAACGTGGTTGCTTCCGGCCTGGCCGCACAATGCGAAGTCCAGATCGCGTATGCCATTGGCGTGGCAGAGCCAGTCTCCGTGGTTGTTTCCTCCCGCGGTACAGGCCAGGTATCTGACGAGCAACTGACCAAAGCCGTCACCGAAGTTTTTGACATGCGCCCCTACTACATCCTGGAGCGGTTGAATCTGCGTCGTCCCATCTTCCAGAAGTCCACCAACTATGGTCACTTCGGTCGCGAACTCCCCGAGTTCACATGGGAACAGACCGATGCCGTCGACGATCTGCGCACCGCCTGCAAGATCTAG
- a CDS encoding transporter substrate-binding domain-containing protein, protein MGQKILITLGLSLALVQWMLCDFSHAEELRFGYEDYPPLTYNENGVAKGISIDLLTEVSRRLNMTPVFVHLPFVRILHDVEVGAIDCAVDVYRSPDREVYMYYPSISVNPDHIYLYVNKASGLTIRSFADIGDVKVGAVRGYFYGRGVLERLSSNMVFVKSCCTLSKMLVEGRINVVLGNRRSIEFYLDEIGARSKVEPALLVSQVFSYMAFSKTLGKRGQELADLYADEISRVLIEKGEKTECE, encoded by the coding sequence ATGGGACAGAAAATACTTATTACGCTCGGCCTGTCTTTGGCTCTTGTGCAGTGGATGTTGTGTGATTTCAGCCATGCAGAAGAGTTGCGCTTTGGTTACGAGGATTATCCGCCGCTGACGTATAATGAAAACGGTGTTGCAAAGGGTATTTCGATTGACCTGCTTACTGAAGTCAGTCGACGATTGAATATGACGCCAGTTTTCGTGCATCTCCCGTTTGTGCGTATTTTGCATGACGTGGAGGTCGGAGCTATTGATTGTGCTGTGGACGTCTACCGGAGTCCTGACCGTGAAGTGTATATGTACTATCCGTCGATATCTGTGAATCCGGATCATATTTACTTGTATGTGAACAAGGCGAGCGGACTGACAATTCGTTCGTTTGCAGACATTGGAGACGTTAAGGTCGGCGCCGTCAGGGGATACTTCTATGGGAGGGGCGTTCTTGAGCGTTTGTCGTCGAATATGGTTTTCGTCAAGAGTTGTTGTACGTTGAGTAAAATGCTTGTTGAAGGACGTATCAATGTCGTTTTGGGTAATCGCAGATCGATTGAATTCTATCTGGACGAAATCGGTGCGCGGTCCAAGGTTGAGCCTGCGTTGCTCGTATCGCAGGTCTTTTCTTATATGGCTTTCTCCAAGACACTGGGCAAACGCGGGCAGGAGCTGGCAGATCTCTATGCGGATGAGATTTCCCGTGTCTTGATAGAGAAAGGGGAAAAAACAGAGTGTGAGTAA